Proteins from one Candidatus Nitrospira nitrosa genomic window:
- a CDS encoding TIGR04283 family arsenosugar biosynthesis glycosyltransferase yields the protein MTTISVIIPTLNEEQALGQTLANLPSSLVLEIILVDGGSTDHTQTVANAFCTATPNARIIRAPTGRARQMNEGAKASRGAVLLFLHADTQVPNDAPRIIESALTDPALVGGRFDVRFDTYSGWGRLISTFMNWRSRTSGIATGDQGIFVRRHTFEQLGGFADIPLMEDIDFSRRLKRAGSTVALRQTVRTSFRRWEQQGPLQTILLMWTLRFLYWVGVTPHQLANWYQTVR from the coding sequence ATGACGACGATCTCCGTCATCATTCCCACTCTGAATGAAGAACAGGCCCTTGGGCAGACACTGGCCAACCTTCCATCATCTCTCGTCCTTGAAATCATCCTTGTTGACGGAGGCAGCACTGATCACACGCAGACAGTGGCGAACGCCTTTTGCACCGCAACGCCCAATGCTCGTATCATAAGAGCGCCGACCGGACGAGCACGGCAGATGAACGAGGGAGCGAAAGCCAGCCGCGGAGCAGTTCTACTTTTCTTGCATGCCGATACACAGGTGCCGAACGACGCTCCTCGGATCATTGAGTCGGCGCTCACGGACCCGGCACTTGTGGGAGGGCGATTCGATGTCCGATTCGATACTTATTCCGGCTGGGGACGCCTCATCAGCACATTCATGAACTGGCGTTCTCGCACCAGCGGCATCGCCACAGGCGATCAGGGCATCTTTGTCCGTCGCCACACTTTCGAACAACTTGGCGGATTTGCTGACATCCCGTTGATGGAAGACATCGACTTCAGCCGGAGACTCAAACGAGCCGGATCGACTGTGGCACTCCGCCAAACAGTCAGAACCTCATTTCGCCGCTGGGAGCAGCAAGGCCCGCTGCAAACCATCCTCCTGATGTGGACCCTACGATTTCTCTATTGGGTTGGCGTCACCCCACATCAGCTCGCAAACTGGTATCAGACCGTGAGGTAA